A single region of the Streptomyces sp. NBC_00425 genome encodes:
- a CDS encoding acyl-CoA-like ligand-binding transcription factor — translation MRSTEALPARKHSDYERQERIITEALAERWPDPERQQALRLVAMAGVGTLPLAIEIWSCLERRGSLADHLDEAFAAVRSELIR, via the coding sequence ATGCGGTCGACGGAGGCCCTTCCCGCCCGCAAGCACTCCGACTATGAGCGCCAGGAGCGGATCATCACCGAGGCCCTGGCCGAACGCTGGCCGGACCCTGAACGGCAGCAGGCACTCCGGCTGGTCGCCATGGCCGGAGTCGGCACACTGCCCCTGGCCATCGAGATCTGGAGCTGCCTGGAACGCCGTGGGTCGCTGGCCGACCATCTGGACGAGGCTTTCGCGGCAGTGCGATCCGAGTTGATCCGGT
- a CDS encoding 2'-5' RNA ligase family protein: MRTVEVLLDEATDAAVREAWRRLADAGLPSQARHRSPTNSPHLTLASCGELTASIRWELADVAAALPLAVRFTGVVRFERPTSVLAWALDLDSALAALHRRVWEAVASDSRTEALNPFHEPGRWSPHVTLGRTRRAGAFADRRIPELLPTPPLSVRLTTLRSYDTETGALEVLEPRS; the protein is encoded by the coding sequence GTGCGCACGGTCGAGGTTTTGCTGGACGAGGCGACGGATGCGGCCGTACGGGAGGCGTGGCGGCGGCTCGCGGATGCGGGCCTGCCCAGTCAGGCGCGCCACCGCTCTCCGACCAACAGCCCGCATCTCACGCTGGCTTCGTGCGGGGAGTTGACTGCCTCGATTCGCTGGGAGCTCGCCGACGTGGCGGCCGCTCTGCCGCTGGCCGTGAGGTTCACCGGTGTGGTCCGTTTCGAGCGGCCCACATCGGTGCTGGCCTGGGCGTTGGACCTCGACAGTGCACTGGCCGCCCTGCACCGCCGGGTGTGGGAGGCGGTCGCCTCGGACAGCCGGACCGAAGCCCTCAACCCCTTCCACGAGCCCGGACGCTGGAGCCCGCACGTCACCCTCGGACGGACCCGGCGGGCCGGGGCCTTCGCCGACCGGCGGATCCCCGAGCTGCTGCCGACACCGCCGTTGTCGGTCAGGCTCACCACCT
- a CDS encoding SDR family NAD(P)-dependent oxidoreductase, producing the protein MPVIAVIGAGPGLGLSIARRFGREGFQVALVSRTQDKLDALAARLAEEGIEAAGFAADVTRPDSLQSALAAVADRFGAVDVLEYSPADPTFDGAAAVDATAQDLHKQLDYYLYGAVAAVRQVLPAMLERGSGTLLFSTGASSVRPLGGAFGSIGVAAAALRNYAMALGIDLAEHGVHAAHVAIGVFIGSGPGTEPETIAEHYWDAYTKRDQAEIVHTVPGGIW; encoded by the coding sequence ATGCCCGTCATCGCCGTCATCGGGGCAGGCCCCGGCCTGGGCCTGTCCATCGCCCGCCGCTTCGGAAGGGAGGGTTTCCAGGTCGCCCTGGTCTCCCGGACCCAGGACAAGCTCGACGCGCTCGCCGCGCGGCTCGCCGAGGAGGGCATCGAGGCCGCGGGCTTCGCCGCGGACGTGACGCGTCCCGACTCGCTGCAGTCGGCGCTCGCCGCGGTCGCCGACCGGTTCGGGGCCGTCGACGTACTGGAGTACTCGCCCGCCGACCCCACGTTCGACGGCGCCGCCGCCGTCGACGCCACGGCGCAGGACCTCCACAAGCAGCTCGACTACTACCTGTACGGAGCGGTTGCCGCGGTCCGCCAGGTGCTGCCCGCCATGCTCGAACGCGGCAGTGGCACCCTGCTGTTCTCCACCGGCGCATCCTCGGTCCGGCCGCTCGGCGGCGCGTTCGGCAGCATCGGCGTCGCGGCGGCGGCCCTGCGCAACTACGCCATGGCCCTGGGCATCGACCTCGCCGAGCACGGGGTGCACGCCGCGCACGTGGCGATCGGGGTGTTCATCGGCAGCGGTCCCGGCACCGAGCCCGAGACCATCGCCGAGCACTACTGGGACGCGTACACCAAGCGCGACCAGGCCGAGATCGTCCACACCGTCCCCGGCGGCATCTGGTGA
- a CDS encoding TetR/AcrR family transcriptional regulator, whose protein sequence is MAIDRPSASAGNPAPDRPLRRDAQRNREALLTAARSCFAEQGMEAPLEQVAKRAGVAIGTLYRHFPTRLDLVQATFAGKLAVWREAAEKAVTMDDAWAGLCHFLETMCELQSQDRGFNDLASIRLPESACLAGAQTRIRELGVHIVERAQEQGSLRPDLTPEDLAFVIWSHSRVTEATHAIAPDAWRRHLYLLLDGFRTDRAHPLPAPPLTEEQLYRAMISLGGNGACGA, encoded by the coding sequence ATGGCCATCGACCGTCCGTCCGCCTCCGCCGGGAACCCGGCCCCCGACCGCCCCCTGCGGCGCGACGCGCAGCGCAATCGCGAGGCCCTGCTCACCGCGGCCCGCTCCTGCTTCGCCGAGCAGGGCATGGAGGCACCCCTGGAGCAGGTGGCAAAGCGGGCCGGGGTGGCCATCGGCACGCTGTACCGGCACTTCCCCACCCGGCTGGACCTGGTGCAGGCAACCTTCGCCGGGAAGCTGGCCGTCTGGCGGGAGGCCGCCGAGAAGGCCGTCACCATGGATGACGCCTGGGCGGGGCTGTGCCACTTCCTGGAGACCATGTGCGAACTTCAGTCACAGGACCGGGGGTTCAACGACTTGGCCTCCATACGGCTGCCGGAGAGCGCCTGCCTGGCGGGCGCCCAGACCCGCATCCGCGAACTCGGTGTACACATCGTCGAGCGTGCGCAGGAGCAGGGCAGCCTGCGCCCCGACCTCACCCCCGAGGACCTTGCCTTCGTCATCTGGTCGCACAGCCGCGTCACCGAGGCCACCCACGCCATCGCCCCGGACGCCTGGCGCCGCCACCTTTACCTTCTGCTCGACGGCTTCCGAACCGACCGCGCCCACCCGCTACCGGCGCCGCCGCTCACCGAGGAGCAGCTGTACCGCGCCATGATCAGCCTCGGCGGAAACGGGGCCTGCGGCGCCTGA